Proteins from a genomic interval of Microbacterium esteraromaticum:
- the tkt gene encoding transketolase translates to MAELQWDEIDRRAVDTARILAADAVEKVGNGHPGTAMSLAPVAYLLYQQVMRHDPTDTDWLGRDRFILSVGHSSLTQYVQLYLGGFGLELDDLKALRTWGSRTPGHPEYGHTKGVEITTGPLGQGLASAVGFAYAARYERGLFDPEAAAGTSPFDHFVYTIAGDGDLQEGVTSEASSLAGHQQLGNLIAIYDSNQISIEDDTNVAFTEDVAARYESYGWHVQTVDWKRTGEYVEDVAELNAAIEAAKDEQSKPSLIILKTIIGWPSPGKQNTGKIHGSALGADELAATKKVLGFDHEQHFVVADDVIAHTRGLAERAAEARAEWQTSFDAWAAANPERKALLDRLEAHQLPADIADALPSFEAGKDVSTRAASGQVINALAEKLPELWGGSADLAESNLTTIKSAPSFIPSEWSTHEWSGDPYGRVMHFGIREHAMGAIINGIVLHGPTRAFGGTFLIFSDYMRPAVRLAALMNVPSVFVWTHDSVALGEDGPTHQPIEQLASLRLIPNLAVVRPADANETAAAWLEILRRHEGPAGIALTRQNIPVFERGEGAASGEVFASASGTARGAYVLAEAPSGTPDVILIATGSEVQLAVAARAALASEGVNARVVSAPSLEWFAEQDDAYRESVLPTSVAARVSVEAGSVVGWRDIVGDRGRSVGIDHFGASADYKTLFQEFGITTEAVIDAARETIAAVADR, encoded by the coding sequence GTGGCAGAACTGCAGTGGGATGAGATCGACCGTCGTGCGGTGGACACCGCCCGCATCCTGGCGGCGGACGCCGTCGAGAAGGTGGGCAACGGCCACCCCGGAACGGCTATGAGCCTCGCCCCCGTTGCGTATCTGCTCTACCAGCAGGTGATGCGCCACGACCCCACCGACACCGACTGGCTCGGGCGCGACCGCTTCATCCTCTCGGTCGGCCACTCGTCGCTCACGCAGTACGTGCAGCTGTACTTGGGCGGCTTCGGCCTAGAGCTCGACGACCTGAAGGCGCTGCGCACCTGGGGTTCCAGGACCCCGGGGCACCCGGAGTACGGCCACACCAAGGGCGTCGAGATCACCACCGGTCCGCTCGGTCAGGGCCTCGCGTCGGCGGTCGGCTTCGCGTACGCCGCTCGCTACGAGCGCGGCCTGTTCGACCCCGAGGCCGCCGCGGGCACCAGCCCGTTCGATCACTTCGTCTACACGATCGCCGGCGACGGCGACCTGCAGGAGGGCGTCACGAGCGAGGCCTCGTCGCTGGCCGGCCACCAGCAGCTGGGCAACCTCATCGCAATCTACGACTCCAACCAGATCTCCATCGAGGACGACACCAACGTCGCTTTCACCGAGGATGTCGCCGCACGCTACGAGTCCTACGGTTGGCACGTGCAGACCGTCGACTGGAAGCGCACGGGTGAGTATGTCGAGGACGTCGCCGAGCTCAATGCCGCTATCGAGGCAGCCAAAGACGAGCAGTCCAAGCCGTCGCTCATCATTCTCAAGACGATCATCGGCTGGCCCTCGCCCGGCAAGCAGAACACCGGCAAGATCCACGGCTCGGCGCTCGGCGCCGACGAACTCGCCGCGACCAAGAAGGTGCTCGGATTCGACCACGAGCAGCACTTCGTCGTGGCCGACGACGTGATCGCCCACACCCGAGGTCTGGCCGAGCGCGCCGCCGAGGCACGCGCCGAGTGGCAGACCTCGTTCGACGCGTGGGCCGCGGCCAACCCCGAGCGCAAGGCGCTGCTGGACCGCCTCGAGGCGCACCAGTTGCCTGCAGACATCGCTGATGCCCTGCCGTCGTTCGAGGCCGGCAAGGACGTCTCGACCCGCGCCGCTTCCGGACAGGTCATCAACGCACTCGCCGAGAAGCTTCCCGAACTGTGGGGCGGCTCCGCCGACCTTGCCGAGTCCAACCTCACCACCATCAAGAGCGCACCGTCGTTCATCCCGAGCGAGTGGTCGACCCACGAGTGGTCGGGTGACCCGTACGGACGCGTCATGCACTTCGGCATCCGCGAGCACGCGATGGGCGCGATCATCAACGGCATCGTGCTGCACGGCCCCACGCGTGCCTTCGGCGGCACGTTCCTGATCTTCAGCGACTACATGCGTCCGGCGGTTCGCCTGGCCGCCCTGATGAACGTGCCCAGCGTCTTCGTCTGGACCCATGACTCCGTCGCCCTCGGCGAGGACGGTCCGACGCACCAGCCGATCGAGCAGCTCGCGTCGCTGCGCCTGATCCCGAACCTCGCCGTCGTGCGCCCCGCGGATGCCAACGAGACCGCCGCGGCCTGGTTGGAGATCCTGCGCCGTCACGAGGGCCCCGCGGGGATCGCCCTGACCCGCCAGAACATCCCGGTGTTCGAACGCGGCGAAGGTGCGGCATCCGGCGAGGTCTTCGCCTCGGCGAGCGGAACGGCCCGCGGCGCGTACGTGCTGGCCGAGGCACCGAGCGGCACTCCCGATGTCATCCTCATCGCGACCGGATCGGAAGTGCAGCTGGCCGTCGCGGCCCGCGCGGCACTGGCATCCGAGGGCGTGAACGCCCGCGTCGTGTCGGCGCCCTCTCTGGAGTGGTTCGCCGAGCAGGACGACGCCTACCGTGAGTCGGTGCTGCCGACATCCGTCGCCGCACGTGTGTCGGTCGAGGCGGGATCCGTCGTCGGGTGGCGCGACATCGTCGGCGACCGCGGACGCTCGGTCGGCATCGACCACTTCGGCGCCTCCGCCGACTACAAGACCCTCTTCCAGGAGTTCGGGATCACCACCGAGGCCGTCATCGACGCCGCGCGTGAGACCATCGCCGCGGTCGCAGACCGTTGA
- the tal gene encoding transaldolase — protein MSTPTSELSAAGVSIWLDDLSRNRIQSGNLQQLIETRNVVGVTTNPTIFAGAITDANDTSYDAQVRELAASGASAEEAVFAATTQDVQAALDIFRPVWEATDHVDGRVSIEVSPDLAHDTEGTIAQAKELWNSIDRPNLLVKIPATKAGLPAITEAIGAGISVNVTLIFSLERYAAVIDAYLAGLRKAKDAGIDLSGIHSVASFFVSRVDTETDKRLSVIGTAEALALKSKAGLANARLAYELFEQRFADAGVQELIAAGANLQRPLWASTGVKDPNLPDTLYVTELVAPGVVNTMPEKTLEATFDHAEVTGDTVTGTYAASHEVFAGLKAVGIDFDDVTQVLEDEGVAKFIDSWHDLLAQVAEGLDAAR, from the coding sequence ATGAGCACCCCCACCTCAGAGCTTTCCGCGGCCGGAGTCAGCATCTGGCTCGACGATCTCTCGCGCAATCGGATCCAGTCCGGCAACCTGCAGCAGTTGATCGAGACGCGCAACGTCGTCGGCGTCACCACCAACCCGACGATCTTCGCCGGCGCCATCACCGACGCGAACGACACCTCGTACGACGCACAGGTGCGTGAGCTCGCCGCATCCGGCGCCTCTGCCGAAGAGGCCGTCTTCGCCGCCACGACGCAGGACGTTCAGGCGGCGCTCGACATCTTCCGTCCGGTCTGGGAGGCCACCGACCACGTCGACGGCCGTGTCTCGATCGAGGTCTCCCCCGATCTGGCGCACGACACCGAGGGCACGATCGCGCAGGCGAAGGAACTGTGGAACAGCATCGACCGCCCGAACCTGCTGGTGAAGATCCCCGCCACCAAGGCGGGCCTTCCCGCGATCACCGAGGCGATCGGTGCCGGCATCAGCGTCAACGTCACCCTGATCTTCAGCCTCGAGCGGTACGCCGCAGTGATCGACGCGTACCTGGCGGGTCTGCGCAAGGCGAAGGATGCCGGCATCGACCTGAGCGGCATCCACTCGGTCGCGTCGTTCTTCGTCTCGCGCGTCGACACCGAGACCGACAAGCGTCTGAGCGTCATCGGCACCGCTGAGGCGCTGGCGCTCAAGAGCAAGGCCGGCCTTGCCAACGCCCGCCTGGCGTATGAGCTGTTCGAGCAGCGGTTCGCCGACGCCGGCGTTCAGGAGCTGATCGCCGCAGGTGCGAACCTGCAGCGCCCGCTGTGGGCATCCACCGGCGTCAAGGACCCGAACCTGCCCGACACGCTCTACGTCACCGAATTGGTCGCTCCCGGCGTCGTGAACACGATGCCTGAGAAGACCCTTGAAGCGACGTTCGACCACGCCGAGGTGACCGGAGACACCGTCACCGGCACCTACGCCGCCTCGCACGAGGTCTTCGCCGGGCTCAAGGCCGTGGGAATCGACTTCGATGACGTCACCCAGGTGCTCGAAGACGAAGGCGTGGCGAAGTTCATCGACTCGTGGCACGACCTGCTGGCGCAGGTGGCCGAAGGCCTGGACGCCGCGCGATGA
- a CDS encoding glucose-6-phosphate isomerase translates to MTVSVHVSGAAKVAVDELVPGLVAKLVASRLTAGDDELWGPDAREEASVRLGWVEAVSVSRPLVPQIIALREELAAQGVTRVVLAGMGGSSLAPEVIANTAGARLTILDSTAPAQVLDAIDDDLSDTVLVVSSKSGSTVETDSQRRAFEAAFSDLGIDPVGRIVVVTDPRSPLETAAREAGYRVFTADPNVGGRYSALTAFGLVPVGLAGVDIAELLDEAEASMLQFAVDAADNPALRLAAAITGTAPRRDKLALVSDGTHIDGLPDWIEQLIAESTGKAGTGILPVVMLPVSPELEAPPADLQVVRLVDDADEFHLSEHHPGEILVSGTLGAQFLLWEYATAIAGHLLGINPFDQPDVESAKSAARGLLDARPEPTAPAFVQDGIEVRATDPELTASGTLEGVMDALWARLGEDGYVAVQAYVDRSTMGQLLGLREMIAADSGRPTTFGWGPRFLHSTGQYHKGGPAQGVFLQVLERTDVDLEIPGRPFTFGQLIEAQAAGDAAVLAAHGRPVVSLTITDAADILTLFEAAQ, encoded by the coding sequence ATGACTGTCTCGGTGCACGTCTCGGGGGCCGCGAAGGTCGCCGTCGACGAGCTCGTGCCCGGCCTGGTCGCGAAGCTCGTCGCCTCGCGTCTCACGGCTGGCGACGATGAGCTGTGGGGACCGGATGCCCGTGAAGAGGCCTCGGTGCGCCTGGGCTGGGTCGAGGCCGTGTCGGTCTCGCGCCCGCTGGTGCCGCAGATCATCGCGTTGCGTGAAGAGCTCGCCGCGCAGGGAGTGACGCGCGTCGTGCTGGCGGGGATGGGTGGCTCGTCGCTCGCCCCCGAGGTGATCGCGAACACGGCCGGCGCACGCTTGACGATTCTGGATTCGACGGCTCCCGCACAGGTGCTGGACGCCATCGACGACGATCTCAGTGACACGGTGCTCGTGGTCTCCTCCAAGTCGGGGTCGACCGTCGAGACGGACTCGCAGCGCCGCGCGTTCGAGGCCGCCTTCAGCGACCTCGGTATCGATCCGGTCGGCCGGATCGTCGTGGTGACCGATCCGCGTTCCCCCCTGGAGACCGCAGCCCGTGAGGCCGGCTACCGGGTCTTCACAGCCGACCCGAACGTCGGCGGACGCTACTCGGCGCTCACCGCATTCGGGCTCGTGCCGGTCGGACTGGCGGGAGTCGACATCGCCGAACTGCTCGACGAGGCAGAGGCCTCGATGCTGCAATTCGCCGTCGACGCGGCCGACAACCCGGCTCTGCGCCTGGCCGCCGCGATCACCGGCACCGCGCCGCGCCGAGACAAGCTCGCCCTCGTCAGCGACGGCACCCACATCGACGGTCTCCCGGACTGGATCGAGCAGCTGATCGCCGAGTCCACCGGCAAGGCGGGCACGGGCATCCTCCCCGTGGTGATGCTGCCCGTCTCCCCAGAGCTCGAGGCCCCGCCGGCAGACCTGCAGGTCGTGCGTCTGGTCGACGACGCCGACGAGTTCCATCTGTCCGAGCACCACCCCGGCGAGATCCTGGTCAGCGGAACGCTGGGCGCACAGTTTCTGCTGTGGGAGTACGCCACGGCCATCGCCGGACATCTGCTGGGCATCAACCCGTTCGACCAGCCCGACGTCGAGTCGGCCAAGAGCGCGGCCCGCGGCCTGCTTGACGCCCGTCCCGAGCCGACCGCTCCCGCATTCGTGCAGGACGGCATCGAGGTGCGCGCTACCGACCCCGAGCTGACGGCATCCGGAACGCTTGAGGGCGTGATGGATGCTCTGTGGGCACGTCTGGGCGAGGACGGCTACGTGGCTGTTCAGGCCTATGTCGACCGCAGCACGATGGGCCAACTGCTGGGGCTGCGCGAGATGATCGCCGCCGACTCCGGCCGCCCGACCACGTTCGGATGGGGTCCGCGGTTCCTGCACTCGACCGGCCAGTACCACAAGGGCGGCCCCGCACAGGGCGTCTTCCTGCAGGTCCTGGAACGCACTGATGTCGATCTGGAGATCCCCGGCCGTCCGTTCACCTTCGGCCAGCTCATCGAAGCACAGGCCGCCGGTGACGCCGCCGTGCTCGCCGCGCACGGCCGACCCGTCGTTTCCCTCACCATCACCGACGCTGCAGATATCCTGACGCTCTTCGAAGCCGCTCAGTAA
- the zwf gene encoding glucose-6-phosphate dehydrogenase — translation MTVPISRGRNPLRDPDDRRLSRIAGPSALVIFGVTGDLSRKKLMPAVYDLANRGLLPPGFALVGFARRDWEDQDFAEVVREAVRQHARTEFREETWQQLLQGIRFVQGTFDDPDAFRRLRETVEKLDVERGTMGNHAFYLSIPPKDFPTVARQLKDSGLVGDDEDDDSCWRRVVIEKPFGDDLESARALNEALEVAFPADSIFRIDHYLGKETVQNILALRFANELFEPLWNRNHIDHVQITMAEDIGVGGRAGYYDGIGAARDVIQNHLLQLLALTAMEEPISMSAEHLRAEKEKVLEAVQLPEDLSLAAARGQYAGGWQGGAKVNGFLEEDGMNPQSHTETYAALKLEIATRRWAGVPFYLRTGKRLGRRVTEIAVVFKRAPQHLLGRTSEHGQNALVIRVQPNEGVTIRFGSKVPGAGTQVRDVTMDFGYGHAFTEASPEAYERLILDVLLGDPPLFPRHEEVELSWKILDPIEEYWASLDTPPEQYAPGSWGPESADALLARDGRVWRRP, via the coding sequence ATGACTGTCCCCATCTCCCGCGGACGCAATCCGCTCCGCGACCCCGATGATCGCCGACTGAGCCGCATCGCCGGCCCCAGCGCGCTGGTGATCTTCGGGGTCACCGGCGACCTGTCGCGCAAGAAGCTCATGCCCGCCGTGTACGACCTCGCGAACCGGGGCCTGTTGCCACCGGGATTCGCGCTGGTCGGCTTCGCCCGACGCGACTGGGAGGACCAGGACTTCGCCGAGGTCGTACGCGAAGCGGTGCGGCAGCACGCGCGCACCGAGTTCCGTGAAGAGACCTGGCAGCAGCTTCTGCAGGGCATCCGGTTCGTGCAGGGCACGTTCGACGATCCCGACGCGTTCCGGCGCCTGCGTGAGACCGTCGAGAAGCTCGATGTCGAACGCGGCACGATGGGCAACCACGCGTTCTACCTGTCGATCCCGCCGAAGGACTTCCCCACCGTCGCACGTCAACTGAAGGACTCGGGACTCGTCGGTGACGACGAGGACGACGACTCGTGCTGGCGGCGCGTCGTGATCGAGAAGCCGTTCGGAGACGACCTGGAATCCGCGCGCGCCCTGAACGAGGCGCTGGAGGTGGCATTTCCCGCCGACTCGATCTTCCGCATCGATCATTACCTCGGCAAGGAGACGGTGCAGAACATCCTCGCGCTGCGCTTCGCGAACGAGCTTTTCGAACCGCTGTGGAACCGCAACCACATCGACCACGTGCAGATCACTATGGCCGAGGACATCGGTGTGGGAGGCCGCGCCGGATACTACGACGGCATCGGCGCGGCGCGTGATGTGATCCAGAACCACCTGCTGCAGTTGCTGGCGCTCACCGCGATGGAAGAGCCGATCAGCATGTCGGCCGAGCACCTGCGCGCCGAGAAGGAGAAGGTGCTCGAGGCGGTTCAGCTGCCCGAGGATCTCTCGCTCGCCGCGGCGCGCGGACAGTACGCCGGCGGTTGGCAGGGCGGCGCGAAGGTCAACGGCTTCCTCGAAGAGGACGGCATGAACCCGCAGTCGCACACCGAGACGTACGCGGCCCTCAAGCTTGAGATCGCCACGCGACGCTGGGCGGGCGTGCCGTTCTACCTGCGGACGGGCAAGCGGCTGGGGCGTCGGGTGACCGAGATCGCCGTCGTGTTCAAGCGCGCCCCACAGCACCTGCTGGGACGCACCTCCGAGCACGGGCAGAACGCCCTGGTGATCCGCGTGCAGCCCAACGAGGGCGTCACCATCCGATTCGGTTCGAAGGTGCCGGGCGCCGGCACCCAGGTGCGCGATGTGACGATGGACTTCGGCTACGGTCACGCGTTCACCGAGGCCAGCCCTGAGGCGTACGAGCGCCTTATCCTCGACGTGCTGCTCGGCGACCCGCCGCTGTTCCCGCGGCACGAAGAGGTCGAGTTGTCGTGGAAGATCCTCGACCCGATCGAGGAGTACTGGGCGAGCCTGGACACGCCGCCCGAGCAGTACGCACCGGGCTCCTGGGGACCCGAGTCCGCCGACGCCCTTCTTGCCCGCGACGGACGAGTCTGGAGACGCCCGTGA
- a CDS encoding glucose-6-phosphate dehydrogenase assembly protein OpcA: MIIDLSDTTVSQVAKQLEKVREDGGAVALGRVLTLIIAAGSGVAEAAIVAANDASREHPMRVIVVTTTEGTARLDAQIRVGGDAGASEVVVLRAYGDAASNAESLVTGLLLPDAPVVVWWPDEAPTDAAASPLGRMAQRRITDAATTTDVRDRLSLLGRTHSPGDTDLAWTRLTHWREQLAAVLDQPPFEPVTAVEVRGAAASPSTALLAAWLQMALGVPVSWSYEHPDDWQEGIKSVRLSRASGDILLERPSAAVAILTQPGQPDHELHLPRRTVRECLAEELRRLDADLLYGRVITEGWSHLGPPERGE; encoded by the coding sequence GTGATCATCGACCTTTCCGACACGACGGTCAGCCAGGTCGCCAAGCAGCTCGAGAAGGTGCGTGAAGACGGTGGAGCCGTCGCACTGGGCCGGGTCCTGACGCTGATCATCGCCGCCGGCAGCGGTGTCGCCGAGGCGGCCATCGTCGCCGCCAACGATGCCTCGCGCGAGCATCCGATGCGCGTCATCGTCGTGACCACGACCGAGGGCACGGCACGATTGGATGCGCAGATCCGCGTCGGCGGCGACGCCGGTGCGAGCGAGGTGGTCGTGCTGCGCGCCTACGGCGACGCCGCAAGCAACGCCGAGAGCCTCGTCACCGGTCTGCTGCTGCCCGACGCACCCGTCGTCGTGTGGTGGCCGGATGAGGCACCGACGGATGCCGCAGCTTCGCCGCTGGGACGCATGGCGCAACGGCGCATCACCGACGCCGCCACGACCACAGACGTGCGGGACCGGCTCTCACTGCTGGGGCGCACGCATTCCCCCGGTGACACCGATCTCGCCTGGACGCGGCTTACGCACTGGCGCGAGCAGCTGGCTGCCGTTCTCGATCAGCCGCCGTTCGAGCCGGTCACCGCCGTCGAGGTGCGCGGCGCCGCGGCATCGCCCTCGACGGCGCTGCTCGCGGCCTGGCTGCAGATGGCGCTCGGTGTTCCGGTGTCCTGGTCGTACGAGCATCCGGATGACTGGCAGGAGGGCATCAAGTCGGTGCGGCTTTCGCGCGCGTCCGGTGACATCCTGCTGGAGCGTCCGTCGGCGGCCGTCGCGATCCTGACCCAGCCGGGACAGCCCGATCACGAGCTGCATCTTCCGCGCCGTACGGTGCGGGAGTGCCTCGCCGAGGAGCTGCGTCGGTTGGATGCCGATCTGCTCTACGGTCGGGTCATCACCGAGGGCTGGTCGCACCTCGGTCCGCCCGAGCGAGGAGAGTGA
- the pgl gene encoding 6-phosphogluconolactonase, producing MKVQGKTKTVVVEPTPAALATRVADRFLTRLIARTRNGRLAHVCLTGGSMGGAVLAATAADARVADIDWSLVHFWWGDERFVERDSTDRNSLQSRNALLNRIPVPAQNIHEAAAPSDGLTLDEAARAYAEELARFSTDDTAWPSFAVCFLGVGPDGHIASLFPDRPEVTVTDAAVLPVRDSPKPPAERITLTRPVLNASKRVWLVLTGADKASALGLALAGASYAGVPAAGAKGQRRTVFFVDEAAAAEVSPDLIDRDY from the coding sequence ATGAAGGTGCAGGGAAAGACCAAGACCGTGGTGGTGGAACCCACCCCCGCGGCGCTCGCGACGCGCGTTGCGGATCGCTTCCTGACCCGGCTCATCGCGCGCACGCGCAACGGCCGTCTCGCCCATGTCTGCCTCACAGGGGGCTCGATGGGCGGGGCGGTGCTGGCTGCGACCGCGGCGGATGCGCGCGTGGCCGATATCGACTGGTCGCTGGTGCATTTCTGGTGGGGCGACGAGCGCTTCGTCGAGCGCGACAGCACCGACCGCAACTCGCTGCAGTCACGCAATGCGCTGCTGAACCGGATCCCGGTTCCCGCCCAGAACATCCACGAGGCCGCAGCCCCGTCGGACGGCCTGACGCTCGACGAGGCCGCGCGGGCCTATGCCGAGGAGCTCGCACGATTCAGCACGGATGACACGGCATGGCCGTCCTTCGCGGTGTGCTTCCTCGGCGTCGGCCCGGACGGGCACATCGCCTCGCTGTTCCCGGACCGTCCCGAGGTGACTGTCACCGATGCCGCTGTCCTGCCGGTGCGCGACTCGCCCAAACCGCCGGCCGAGCGGATCACGCTCACGCGCCCTGTGCTGAACGCCTCCAAGCGCGTATGGCTGGTGCTGACCGGTGCCGACAAGGCATCGGCACTAGGCCTCGCACTTGCGGGCGCGAGCTATGCCGGTGTGCCGGCCGCAGGCGCCAAGGGCCAACGGCGCACGGTGTTCTTCGTCGACGAAGCGGCCGCGGCAGAGGTCTCGCCGGATCTGATCGACCGCGACTACTGA
- a CDS encoding multidrug DMT transporter permease, with product MGIPLALAGAVFMSLGAQYQHRGVEKVERITGVEGTTGLSSAQLKALLTRPSWLIGTLMLGLAIVCQLSAIAIAPLIVVQPLGAVALVVTTLLNARISGHSPTRQSLIAIAACIGGIFLFVSLAALYATERPIRDQDLFMILTILLLVIIVFGAGWLILRHRMRAMFYVTGAGVLYGFVATLAKAVISRIQAQNFDWLTVACLIALIAAATVGAYFVQTAYSSGPPDLVIAGLTVIDPIVAVLIGALVLGEADAAPVWVLIMFVVAGAIAVWGVFGLARYHPQVLSESQELGITRGSGPAPGADSPGAEPAQRGEARTQRGPDDGDAPLGT from the coding sequence ATGGGCATCCCGTTGGCCCTGGCGGGTGCGGTGTTCATGTCGCTGGGTGCGCAGTACCAGCACCGAGGCGTCGAGAAGGTCGAGCGCATCACCGGTGTCGAGGGCACCACAGGTCTGAGTTCGGCTCAGTTGAAGGCGTTGCTGACCCGACCGTCGTGGCTCATCGGAACGCTGATGCTCGGGCTGGCGATCGTGTGCCAGCTCAGTGCGATCGCCATCGCCCCGCTGATCGTGGTGCAGCCGCTCGGCGCCGTCGCGCTCGTCGTCACCACACTGCTCAACGCCCGCATCTCGGGGCACTCGCCGACCAGGCAATCGCTGATCGCGATCGCCGCATGTATCGGTGGCATCTTCTTGTTCGTCAGCCTGGCGGCGCTCTACGCCACGGAACGCCCCATCCGTGATCAGGATCTCTTCATGATCCTGACCATCCTGCTCCTGGTCATCATCGTCTTCGGCGCAGGATGGCTCATCCTGCGCCATCGCATGCGCGCGATGTTCTACGTCACCGGCGCCGGTGTGCTCTACGGTTTCGTCGCCACACTCGCCAAAGCGGTCATCAGTCGCATCCAGGCGCAGAACTTCGACTGGCTGACCGTCGCCTGCCTGATCGCCCTCATCGCCGCTGCCACGGTCGGCGCCTACTTCGTGCAGACCGCGTACAGCTCGGGGCCGCCCGATCTCGTCATCGCCGGACTCACCGTCATCGATCCGATCGTCGCCGTGCTGATCGGTGCCCTCGTGCTCGGTGAGGCCGACGCCGCACCGGTGTGGGTGCTGATCATGTTCGTGGTCGCCGGGGCGATCGCAGTATGGGGCGTGTTCGGGCTGGCCCGCTACCACCCCCAGGTGCTCAGCGAGAGCCAGGAACTCGGGATCACCCGCGGCAGCGGCCCGGCACCGGGCGCCGACTCACCGGGTGCCGAGCCTGCGCAGCGCGGCGAGGCCCGCACACAGCGCGGGCCGGATGACGGTGACGCGCCGCTCGGAACGTAG
- the def gene encoding peptide deformylase, which produces MAVLAIRIMGDPVLHSPAGEVTAVTDEIRTLVADMYETMDLAPGVGLAAPQVGVALRIYVYSYVDDDDQPWRGEIINPTLWMAPLEPGSPDPDEEAEGCLSFPGERFPLRRSDRVLVTGTDLEGAPVRIEVDGWRARIMQHEFDHLDGVLYVDRLSDSDWKTAQKIARKRGWIRGGHSWMPGVDDLEGA; this is translated from the coding sequence GTGGCTGTTCTTGCGATCCGTATCATGGGCGACCCTGTTCTGCACTCTCCCGCGGGCGAGGTGACCGCGGTGACCGATGAGATCCGCACGCTCGTCGCCGACATGTACGAGACGATGGACCTCGCCCCCGGAGTCGGGCTCGCCGCCCCGCAGGTCGGGGTCGCGTTGCGTATCTACGTGTACTCGTACGTGGATGACGACGACCAGCCGTGGCGCGGCGAGATCATCAACCCGACGCTGTGGATGGCCCCGCTCGAACCCGGCTCACCCGATCCGGATGAGGAGGCTGAGGGATGCCTGTCGTTCCCCGGCGAGCGGTTCCCGTTGCGGCGCTCGGATCGCGTCTTGGTCACCGGGACTGACCTTGAGGGTGCGCCGGTGCGCATCGAGGTCGACGGCTGGCGCGCGCGCATCATGCAGCACGAGTTCGATCACCTCGACGGAGTCCTGTACGTCGATCGGCTCTCTGACAGCGATTGGAAGACCGCGCAGAAGATCGCACGCAAGCGCGGCTGGATCCGCGGTGGGCATAGCTGGATGCCCGGAGTGGACGATCTCGAGGGCGCGTAG
- a CDS encoding septum formation family protein: protein MATTGNRRTIGTVAATGALAIALTGCSLPSDIASMLTGEADRDGAGSVQSSSEIGIFNLQVGDCKMEDQSGEILDTTVVPCDEPHDEEVYDEFAMADGDFPGVEAIQAEAETYCVESFGDFVGMPWEDSALEYFAIYPTQGTWEQADDRIVQCVIWDPEGQVTGTLAGAAR, encoded by the coding sequence ATGGCCACCACGGGCAACCGCCGTACGATCGGGACCGTTGCCGCGACGGGAGCACTGGCGATCGCGCTCACCGGTTGCAGCCTGCCGTCCGACATCGCGAGCATGCTCACCGGCGAGGCAGACCGTGACGGAGCCGGCAGCGTGCAGTCCTCCTCCGAGATCGGCATCTTCAACCTCCAGGTCGGCGACTGCAAGATGGAGGACCAGAGCGGCGAGATCCTCGACACCACCGTCGTCCCGTGCGATGAGCCGCACGATGAAGAGGTCTACGACGAGTTCGCGATGGCCGACGGCGACTTCCCTGGCGTCGAGGCCATCCAGGCCGAAGCCGAGACCTACTGCGTGGAATCGTTCGGCGATTTCGTCGGGATGCCCTGGGAGGACTCCGCGCTGGAGTACTTCGCCATCTACCCGACGCAGGGAACGTGGGAGCAGGCGGACGACCGCATCGTGCAGTGTGTGATCTGGGACCCCGAGGGCCAGGTCACGGGCACGCTCGCCGGCGCCGCGCGCTGA